One window of the Melanotaenia boesemani isolate fMelBoe1 chromosome 14, fMelBoe1.pri, whole genome shotgun sequence genome contains the following:
- the LOC121652590 gene encoding vitellogenin-2-like — MKAAVLALFVALVGGSQISFAPEFATGKTYEYKYEAYLLGGLPEEGLARAGVKIQSKVLISAISPDAYILKLEDPVLYEYSGFWPKDVYVPATKLTSALSAQLLTPIKFEYANGVVGKVFAPEGVSATVLNIYRGILNILQLNIKKTQNVYELQEPGVQGVCKTHYVISEDSKAERIHLTKTKDLNHCQERIFKDFGLAGYIERCAECEARGKTMKGAAAINYVMKPSTSGALILEATATELIQYSPLSILNGAAQMESKQILTFLDIKEAPVEPIRADYLHRGSLMYEFGSELLQTPIQLLRISNAEAQIIETLNRLVTLNMDKAHEDSPFKFIELIQLLRVARYESIEALWSQFKSRNDYRNWILSSVPAIGTHAALKFIKEKFISGDLTYAETAEALMSSVYLVAADLEAIKLVEGLAMTPKIQEDPVLREIAMLGFGSMVSKYCSEFPTCPSELVRPVHDLIIRALEKGDIDELTIALKVLGNAGHPSSLKPIMKLLPGFGSSASSLPHRIHIDAALALRKIAKREPKLIQDMAVQLFMDKSLDPELRMVATVVLFETNLPMGLVTTLAENLLKEPNLQVSSFVYSYIKAFTKTTSPDYSSVSAACNVAIRILSPKLDRLSYRFSRAFYYDTYHNPWMLGAAASAYYINDAATVLPRAIMAKARTYMAGTYVDVFEVGVRAEGIQEALLKIRNVPGNTDRITKVKQAIKALSEWKADPSSQPLASAYVKVFGQEIAFANIDKAVFEQIIELANRPEIRTYGRNVLDAVLSGYTLHYSKPMLAVEVRHIFPTSLGLPMELSFYTAAVAAASVEVQASVSPPLPENFHPAQLLKSDISVRAEIAPSASMHTYAVMGVNTVFLQAAMVTRAKVHTVVPAKMAARFDMNKGYFNFQLLPVHGVKTIGSALVDTFAVARNVEDIEAARFTPIFPAEPVTQMSSRNFSSMISRMTSSLDSSMSASSEIIPADIQHHLVSKMKLPKAFMRKLCAASETFGIKFCAEVESRNTSFLRSTPLYVIVGKHAITIEVSPAAGPAVERIEIEVQVGENAAEKIIKVVNMSEEEETLEDKNVLMKLKKILVPGLKNSTAFSSSSSSSRSSSSRSSASSSASSKTSSSSSSRHRSKMIDLSDLFNIISKSSSSSSSSNSSSSSSSSSSSSSSSSRSSLLSSVSSSSSSSRSSSMSKQELYDMNFTKNHIHQHSMSTERVNSKSSAHSFESIYKKTKYLSNTVAPSVTVLIRAVRADHKNQGYQIAAYYDKENARVQVIFANLTENDNWRMCADGVMLSHHKLMARIAWGIQCKQYNTTLIAETGVVAKQHAVRMKMAWGRLPERMTAYAERISEYLSRIAMENGVRQLKVKNVPKEIKLTVAVANETSLNVVLKTPKSTIYKTGMGLPISLPIGDTATELEAYPGNLTDRISYILTKAYAAECSVANETLITFNKRKYKAEMPHACQQVLAQDCTSDLKFVVLIRRDQAQEQNLINVKIEDIDVDMYPKDNAVMVKINGVEIPVSNLPYQHPAGGIAIRQRGDGVSLHAPSYGLQEVLLNSTALKVQVVDWMRGHTCGLCGKADGEVRQEYRMPNERVAKNATSFAHSWVVPSESCRDESECFMKLESVKLDKKVRLLGQDSKCYSVEPVLRCLPGCMPLRATNVTVGYHCLPIESNLNRADGLSSIFEKSIDLRETAEAHLACRCTAQCA, encoded by the exons ATGAAGGCTGCTGTATTAGCCCTCTTTGTGGCCCTTGTGG GGGGCAGCCAAATCAGCTTTG CCCCAGAGTTTGCTACTGGAAAGACCTATGAGTACAAATATGAAGCATATCTCCTGGGCGGCCTGCCTGAAGAGGGCCTAGCACGGGCAGGGGTAAAAATCCAAAGTAAAGTTTTGATCAGCGCAATATCTCCTGACGCCTACATTCTAAAG CTTGAAGACCCTGTGCTTTATGAGTACAGTGGCTTCTGGCCCAAAGATGTTTATGTCCCAGCCACCAAGCTCACCTCAGCCCTGTCTGCTCAGCTTTTGACTCCCATCAAGTTTGAGTATGCCAACGGTGTGGTTGGTAAAGTTTTTGCACCGGAAGGAGTCTCTGCAACTGTGCTGAATATCTACAGAGGAATCCTCAACATCCTTCAGCTGAACATCAAGAAGACCCAGAATGTGTATGAGCTGCAAGAG CCTGGAGTTCAGGGTGTGTGCAAGACCCACTATGTCATCAGTGAGGATTCAAAGGCTGAGCGCATCCATCTGACCAAGACCAAGGACCTGAATCACTGCCAAGAGAGAATCTTTAAGGACTTCGGCTTGGCAGGTTACATAGAGAGATGTGCTGAGTGTGAGGCT agAGGCAAAACAATGAAGGGAGCAGCTGCCATTAACTATGTCATGAAGCCCTCAACCTCTGGTGCCCTGATCTTGGAGGCAACTGCTACAGAGCTCATCCAGTACTCACCTTTAAGCATCCTGAATGGTGCTGCCCAAATGGAGTCCAA GCAAATCCTGACCTTCCTGGACATCAAGGAGGCTCCAGTAGAGCCAATCAGAGCTGACTATCTCCACCGTGGATCGCTGATGTACGAGTTTGGCAGTGAACTCCTCCAGACACCAATTCAGCTTCTGAGGATCAGCAATGCAGAGGCTCAG ATTATTGAGACTCTAAACCGCCTGGTAACCCTCAATATGGATAAAGCCCATGAAGATTCCCCTTTCAAGTTTATTGAGCTTATCCAGCTGCTGCGTGTGGCCAGATATGAGAGCATCGAAGCCCTGTGGAGTCAGTTCAAATCTCGAAATGATTACAG GAACTGGATCCTGAGCTCTGTCCCTGCCATTGGCACTCATGCTGCCCTTAAATTCATCAAGGAGAAGTTCATTTCCGGTGATCTGACTTATGCTGAAACAGCTGAAGCTCTGATGTCATCTGTATATTTGGTGGCAGCTGACCTGGAGGCCATCAAGCTTGTAGAG GGCCTGGCTATGACCCCCAAGATTCAAGAAGACCCAGTTTTGCGTGAGATTGCCATGCTAGGCTTTGGCAGCATGGTTTCCAAATACTGTTCAGAGTTCCCTACTTGTCCATCTGAGCTTGTGAGG CCTGTCCATGACCTCATTATCAGAGCTCTTGAAAAAGGTGACATTGATGAACTCACCATAGCTCTGAAAGTTTTGGGTAATGCAGGACATCCCAGCAGCCTGAAGCCAATCATGAAGCTCCTTCCTGGCTTTGGTAGCTCTGCTTCCAGTCTCCCCCACAGAATCCATATTGATGCTGCTCTGGCCTTGAGGAAAATTGCAAAGAGGGAGCCCAAGTTG ATCCAGGACATGGCTGTTCAGTTGTTCATGGACAAGAGTCTCGACCCAGAGCTCCGTATGGTTGCTACTGTTGTGCTTTTTGAAACTAACCTGCCCATGGGTCTGGTGACTACTCTTGCTGAGAACCTCTTGAAAGAACCAAACCTGCAGGTCTCTAGCTTTGTCTACTCCTACATAAAGGCCTTTACCAAGACCACCTCCCCTGACTATTCCTCTGT TTCTGCCGCATGTAACGTTGCCATTAGGATCCTCAGCCCCAAACTTGACAGACTGAGCTACCGCTTCAGCAGAGCTTTCTACTATGATACCTATCACA ATCCTTGGATGCTGGGTGCAGCTGCCAGTGCCTACTACATCAATGATGCTGCAACTGTTTTGCCCAGAGCCATCATGGCTAAAGCTCGCACCTACATGGCTGGCACTTACGTTGATGTTTTTGAG GTTGGAGTGAGAGCTGAGGGAATCCAGGAGGCCCTTTTGAAAATCCGTAATGTTCCAGGGAACACCGACAGGATCACCAAAGTGAAACAAGCTATTAAGGCA CTTTCTGAGTGGAAGGCTGATCCTTCAAGCCAGCCCCTGGCCTCTGCATATGTGAAAGTGTTTGGACAGGAAATTGCCTTTGCAAACATTGACAAAGCAGTCTTTGAACAGATTATTGAG CTTGCAAACAGACCTGAAATCCGCACTTACGGCAGAAATGTTTTGGATGCTGTGCTGTCCGGTTACACACTGCATTATTCTAAACCAATGCTGGCTGTTGAGGTTCGTCACATCTTCCCCACCTCTCTTGGTCTTCCCATGGAGCTCAGTTTCTATACTGCTGCTGTGGCTGCTGCATCTGTTGAAG TACAAGCCAGTGTTTCACCACCTCTGCCTGAGAACTTCCACCCTGCCCAGCTTCTGAAATCTGATATCTCTGTGAGAGCTGAAATTGCTCCAAG TGCTTCCATGCACACCTATGCTGTTATGGGGGTGAATACGGTTTTCCTCCAAGCTGCTATGGTGACAAGAGCCAAAGTTCACACAGTTGTCCCTGCAAAGATGGCAGCAAGATTTGACATGAATAAAGGTTACTTCAACTTCCAGCTCCTACCTGTTCATGGCGTTAAAACGATTGGATCTGCAtt gGTCGATACATTTGCTGTTGCAAGAAATGTGGAAGACATTGAAGCTGCCAGATTCACACCAATTTTCCCAGCTGAGCCTGTGACACAGATGTCAAGTCGGAATTTCTCCTCAATGATTTCAAGGATGACATCGTCTCTGGATAGCAGTATG TCTGCATCATCTGAAATCATCCCTGCTGACATTCAACATCATCTTGTCAGCAAAATGAAACTTCCCAAAGCCTTTATGAGGAAACTGTGTGCTGCAAGTGAAACATTTGGAATCAAATTCTGCGCTGAGGTTGAGTCTCGCAACACCTCCTTTCTCAGAAGCACCCCACTCTATGTTATTGTTGGAAAGCATGCCATTACCATTGAGGTTTCCCCAG CTGCAGGACCAGCTGTTGAAAGGATTGAAATTGAGGTTCAGGTTGGAGAAAACGCAGCTGAAAAGATCATTAAAGTGGTTAACatgagtgaggaggaggaaactctTGAAGATAAGAACGTCCTGATGAAACTCAAGAAGATTCTGGTTCCTGGTCTGAAGAACAGCACGGCATTCTCatccagctccagcagctcacGGTCAAGCAGCTCCCGTTCAAGCGCCTCCTCATCTGCATCTTCCAAGACATCCTCTAGCTCTTCTTCTCGCCACAGAAGTAAGATGATTGATCTCTCTGACCTATTTAACATTATATCAAAGAGCTCttccagcagctcctccagcaACAGCTCAAGCAGCTCTTCCAGCAGCTCATCCAGCAGCTCATCCAGCAGCCGGTCATCTCTCCTCTCCAGTGTCTCCTCCAGCTCAAGCTCCTCCAGGTCCAGCTCCATGTCTAAG CAAGAACTGTATGACATGAATTTCACCAAGAACCACATCCACCAG cattcCATGTCTACAGAGCGTGTCAACAGCAAGAGCAGTGCCCACAGCTTCGAATCCATCTACAAGAAG ACCAAGTACCTCTCCAATACCGTCGCCCCTTCTGTTACTGTTCTCATCCGAGCTGTCAGAGCTGACCACAAGAACCAGGGATACCAGATAGCGGCTTACTATGACAAAGAAAATGCCAGAGTTCAAGTAATTTTTGCCAACCTAACCGAAAATGACAACTGGAGAATGTGCGCCGATGGTGTGATGTTGAGCCACCACAAGCTGATG GCCAGGATTGCCTGGGGCATTCAGTGCAAGCAATACAACACAACGCTCATCGCTGAAACTGGTGTTGTGGCTAAACAACATGCAGTCCGTATGAAGATGGCTTGGGGTAGACTCCCTGAGAGAATGACAGCATATGCAGAGAG GATCTCTGAGTACCTGTCCCGTATTGCTATGGAAAATGGAGTAAGGCAGCTAAAGGTCAAGAATGTTCCTAAAGAAATCAAGCTGACTGTAGCTGTTGCCAATGAAACaagtttaaatgttgtgttGAAGACACCAAAG AGTACCATTTACAAGACCGGAATGGGTCTACCCATTTCTCTGCCAATTGGAGACACTGCTACTGAGCTTGAAGCATACCCAGGCAACTTGACTGACAGAATCTCCTACATACTCACCAAGGCCTATgctg CTGAGTGCTCCGTGGCAAATGAGACACTGATAACATTCAACAAGAGGAAATATAAAGCCGAGATGCCACACGCTTGCCAACAGGTCTTGGCTCAGGATTGCACATCAGATCTCAAATTTGTGGTTTTGATAAGGAGGGACCAAGCACAGGAACAGAATCTGATCAATGTCAAGATTGAAGACAT TGATGTCGACATGTATCCTAAGGACAATGCTGTGATGGTGAAGATTAACGGAGTTGAAATTCCTGTCAGCAACCTGCCATATCAGcatccagcag GCGGCATCGCTATCAGACAGAGAGGAGATGGCGTCTCTCTCCACGCTCCAAGTTATGGCCTTCAGGAGGTCCTGTTAAATTCCACTGCTCTGAAG GTACAAGTTGTAGACTGGATGAGAGGCCATACTTGTGGACTCTGTGGAAAGGCTGATGGAGAAGTCAGACAGGAGTATCGCATGCCCAATGAACGGGTTGCCAAGAACGCAACCAGCTTCGCTCATTCCTGGGTTGTTCCTAGCGAGAGCTGCCGTGATGAATCTG AGTGTTTCATGAAGCTGGAATCTGTAAAGCTGGACAAGAAGGTCAGACTTCTGGGTCAGGACTCCAAATGCTACTCTGTTGAGCCTGTGCTGCGCTGTCTGCCTGGCTGCATGCCACTTAGAGCCACCAACGTTACTGTTGGTTACCATTGCCTGCCCATTG AGTCAAATCTGAATCGTGCTGATGGTCTCAGCAGCATCTTCGAGAAGAGCATTGACCTGCGAGAGACAGCAGAGGCCCACCTGGCCTGTCGCTGCACTGCTCAGTGTGCCTAA